The Anthonomus grandis grandis chromosome 16, icAntGran1.3, whole genome shotgun sequence genome includes the window GTTAACATTCTACTGATCACTCCCGAAAAAGCGATCAAGTTGGCTGCCAATGACTTTTTCCGGTACCATCTACAAACCAAAGAAAAGTAAGtcaataagaatattaatttaattgtaaatgGAGCAATAAAATCGTTGCAGAACGCTTCCGTTATTTCGTCAAATGGTTGCCGGAGGTTTGGCTGGACTATGTCAAATCGTCATTACCACCCCGATGGAACTACTGAAAATCCAAATGCAAGACGCCGGAAGGGTTGCAGCACAAGCTCTCTTAGGTAAACACTGCggtatattcaatttttattttaaaataatagatctTAAAGTTAATTGCCGTTGGCTTTTTGTATCAGGTTTATAAAATAGGTATTGTTTATGGCGTTTAGAAGGGTGGCATCACACGGTTCCGCCATTGACATTGTTGTGACTTCCCAACATTGTTTCGTGTCTATGTATCGGTTTTATAATCGCGATGTCTTCCTAATTTGTCTCATGAACATTTCTTTAGTTGCTTACTATACTTATGCattaacattgattttttttcgtgtttatttaggcaaataaaagtattttaattatagtgGGTAAAACCGTGCAGAGAACCTCTGCTACCCAACTCGCTCTCGGTCTATTTAAACAGCACGGCATCCTGGGACTTTACAAAGGCACCGGGGCCACCATGTTAAGAGACGTCTCGTTTTCTGTGATATATTTCCCACTTTTCGCTACCCTGAACGATCTCGGTCCTAGGAAAAGCGACGGATCCGGTAAATTTTATCGATAACATCTAATTTTcctctaaattaatttattgctgGATTTAGGTGAAGCTGTGTTCTGGTGCTCCTTTTTGTCCGGTTGTGCGGCCGGTTCGTTTGCGGCTTTGGCAGTGAATCCGTTTGACGTTGTCAAAACTCGGTTGCAAGCCATTCATAAGGCCGAAGGTGAACGGTCTTATTCCGGAGTTGTTAATGCATTtgtgtaagtattttttttttactacggTCATCAGTATAGGGTCAATTCAAAACAGTAGTAAATATTCAGAGATTGAAGGGACACAAAGTTAATGGTCTCAGATTATAATCTGAATATTTAGTACTAAGTTATTCTTAAAGTGAggaggtaaatttaaaaatattattgctgcttttagattttttgaagGCATTTG containing:
- the LOC126745786 gene encoding mitochondrial glutamate carrier 1-like yields the protein MAEKQSSFSLVPKIINGGIAGIIGVTCVFPLDLVKTRLQNQQIGPNGERMYNSMFDAFKKIKAHEGFFGMYRGSAVNILLITPEKAIKLAANDFFRYHLQTKEKTLPLFRQMVAGGLAGLCQIVITTPMELLKIQMQDAGRVAAQALLVGKTVQRTSATQLALGLFKQHGILGLYKGTGATMLRDVSFSVIYFPLFATLNDLGPRKSDGSGEAVFWCSFLSGCAAGSFAALAVNPFDVVKTRLQAIHKAEGERSYSGVVNAFVNILRYEGPTAFFKGGACRMIVIAPLFGIAQTVYYLGVAERLLGIKRT